CCACTTTCGCTCACTAGGTGTGGATGGGCAACGCCAGCTAAGTCACAGCTTTGTTTAAAGCCATAAACGATATCGGCAATATATTCTTCTAAGCCATAGTTACAGGAGGAATCATTGGTTGATTGCGAGCCGTCATAATCAACGGCTAATCCACCACCGACATCAACATATTCCAGTGGCACACCTTGTTTAACAAGACGCGAGTAGACCAAAGACGCTTCTTGCACCGCTTCTTTAATAGCGCGAATATCGGTGAGTTGGCTGCCAATATGAAAATGTAGCAACTTGATGGTATCAGCCATGCCCTCTTGTTCGAGCAAGGTTACGGCATTTAAAATTTCGGCAATGCTTAGGCCAAATTTAGCGCGCTCACCACTTGAGCTTTCCCACTTACCGCGACCTTTCACCATCATTTTTACCCGCAGGCCAATAATAGGTTTAACGCCAAGCTGTTTGGAAAGCTTGATTAACATAGTGAGTTCACTGAACTTCTCAACCACAATCACCATATTGCGATTGATTTTTAGGCCAAGTAAGGCAAGGCGCAGGTATTCTTCGTCTTTGTAACCGTTAAGGATCGTCAGTGAGTTTTTATTGGTATTGTAGGCAAGTGCCGCAATCAGCTCTGGTTTTGAGCCAGCTTCAAGGCCATAGTCAAAACGCGTACCGGCATCGACAATTTCCTCGATGACCTCGCGCATTTGATTCACTTTGACCGGAAATACCCCCATATATCGGCCTTCGTAGTCAGCCTCTTCAATGGTGCTGCGAAACGTGCGATTTAGGCGCTCTACTTGTGAACGTAGTATGTCATGAAAACGAATAACGGCTGGAAATTCAATACCCTCTGTGACCATTTCATCAACGATTTCACGTAAGTTAATTTTTAAATTCGGTTGGTCATAACGTGGCGTTACTTGCAAGTCGCCCTGCTCGCCAATAGCAAAGTAGCCGTTGCCCCAACGGTTTACTCGGTAGGTTTTTTCGGCATCATCAATAGTCCATGCCGCACTGGTATTCGCTAATTCTTGTATTGCTAAATCATCACGGCTCATAAGTTAGCCTCCGCGCCATTTTTAATATGAGCACTAACATCCGAATTTAAACAAAGCAGTAACTCACGTACCACTTTGGCAGCAAACACATCGCTATTACCTGTACTGTCAATTTCAGGAGAAAGTTCAACCACATCGCAGCCAACAAAGTTTTTGCGCTGTAAAATTTTGCACAAGCTAACAAACGAATGAAAGTCTTCCCCGCCCGGCTCAGGAGTGCCAGTGCCAGGGAAAAAGCTGGGGTCAAAATAGTCTAAATCTAGCGTTAGATAAATCGGTCTATCATCGGCTATCGCTTCTACCGCCGACAAAAAGTCTGCACGACTTTGCATAATCGTTTGGTTATCGCGCATCCAATCGTATTCTTCTTTAGTACCTGAGCGAATACCGTACTGAATCAGCTGGTTTTGCTCGGTGAAATGGTCGCTCACTCGGCGAATAATTGAGGCATGTGAATAGTGATAGCCCAAATAGCCATCACGCAAATCAGCGTGGGCGTCTAAGTGCAGTAACACAAGATCAGGGTATTCTTGTAAATAACGAGTGATTGGTGCGTAAGAGATCGAATGCTCACCGCCAAGAGTTAATACTCGTACCTTGTCTTTGGCTAACGAGACATCAGCGAACACGTCATTAAAGGTACTATTCGCTTGTAAGTATTGCGTTTTAATATGCTCGGGATCTGTGTCTTCAGTGATATTTATATCAATAGGTAAGTTGCCTAAGTCACTAAAGCAGTAGTTTTCCAAATCGTCGTCTAAATAAGGCGAGTATGACTCAATGCCATCAGAAACTGCTCGCAGCGCATTGGGGCCATGTTTAGTGCCTTTGCGAAAACATGCCGTGCCATCAAATTCAAAACCAATTAAATGGGTAGTATTTGCATTGATCTCCAACTCAGTAGATGACCATTCAAACGGCACAGGTGCCTTAATTAACGGGGTGTTGATCGTTTTTAAACTACTCACTGATTTTGCCACTGATTTTACCCAAATATTAACTCACAAAATTTTGCGCAATTATGCAAAAATTCCTGAATAAGTATAGTATTTTTTAGTACGCCAAATAGTAGCTAAAATAACAGCCCAATAGCGCCATTTAATGGGCGATAAAACATAGTTGTAAACCACAAAATAATTTGTAAAATACCGCACCATTTTTTTGCGTGTTGCTTTAGAGGGCAAGTCGTGTTTTTTGAAGGTTCAGAAAAAAAAGCCGAAATATTAGTTAACCCCAACACATTAAACTTGTTAATTGATATTGATAATGAATTTTGGGCAGCATTAGTCAATTGCTGTCATGCGCAGATTTTATCAAGCATTGAAAACGAGCACTGCAAGGCATTCTTATTGTCGGAATCCAGCTTGTTTGTTTGGCATGATCGCATGCTTATTCTTACCTGTGGTGTTACCCAGTTAATTAACTCGGTGGATTACTTTGTTAAACACCAAGGCAAAGATGCCATTACGCATCTTATTTACCAGCGTAAAAACGAATATTTTGCGCAGGCGCAGCCAAGCTGTTTTGGTGATGATATTAAGCTGCTCGCCAGTCACTTTCCGGGTAAAGCCTATCGCTTTGGTGAAATGGATAGCCACCATAACTATGTGTTCCATCTCGATAACGATTTTGTTGCCGACAAAAGCGACAAAACCTATGAGCTGCTGGCGTATCAAATTAGTGAACAAGCCTCGCAACATTTAACCCAACCAAATTTATCAGCTGAAGAGATTCGCGCTTATTTAAAAATCGACGAGCTATTACCGGGCTTTGCGATAGATGATTTCGTGTTTGAGCCTTACGGTTATTCACTCAATGCCATTAAAGGCCACGAGTATTTAACCATTCATGTTACGCCCCAAGCGGATAGTAGCTATATCTCGTTTGAATCAAACCTTAATTTGGTGTCACTTGCACCGCAAATTTTAGCGGTATTAGCGCCAGCGTCGTTTGATTTGATGAGCTTTAATGAAGCTGATTTTGCCGAGCAAATTCAGACAGCCATCCCCTCACAATACGTCAGTAAATCGCTGGTGAGTAAAACCTTAACCAATGGCTACCTAGTCAACTTCGCCAACTTTATTTTACCGAGCGAGCAATTTTCAGCGCCAATTGAACTGGATATTTCAGGAGAAAACCATGCACTCTAATTTATGGGTAGAAGAAAAATTTGAAGATTTCTTAGGGCTAAAATTTAAAGTCGAGAAAGTGCTATTTTCTGGCAAAAGTGAGTTCCAAACCGTTGATGTAGTGGAAACTAAAGGCCACGGTAAAATGCTA
This Thalassotalea euphylliae DNA region includes the following protein-coding sequences:
- a CDS encoding adenosylmethionine decarboxylase; translated protein: MFFEGSEKKAEILVNPNTLNLLIDIDNEFWAALVNCCHAQILSSIENEHCKAFLLSESSLFVWHDRMLILTCGVTQLINSVDYFVKHQGKDAITHLIYQRKNEYFAQAQPSCFGDDIKLLASHFPGKAYRFGEMDSHHNYVFHLDNDFVADKSDKTYELLAYQISEQASQHLTQPNLSAEEIRAYLKIDELLPGFAIDDFVFEPYGYSLNAIKGHEYLTIHVTPQADSSYISFESNLNLVSLAPQILAVLAPASFDLMSFNEADFAEQIQTAIPSQYVSKSLVSKTLTNGYLVNFANFILPSEQFSAPIELDISGENHAL
- the speA gene encoding biosynthetic arginine decarboxylase — encoded protein: MSRDDLAIQELANTSAAWTIDDAEKTYRVNRWGNGYFAIGEQGDLQVTPRYDQPNLKINLREIVDEMVTEGIEFPAVIRFHDILRSQVERLNRTFRSTIEEADYEGRYMGVFPVKVNQMREVIEEIVDAGTRFDYGLEAGSKPELIAALAYNTNKNSLTILNGYKDEEYLRLALLGLKINRNMVIVVEKFSELTMLIKLSKQLGVKPIIGLRVKMMVKGRGKWESSSGERAKFGLSIAEILNAVTLLEQEGMADTIKLLHFHIGSQLTDIRAIKEAVQEASLVYSRLVKQGVPLEYVDVGGGLAVDYDGSQSTNDSSCNYGLEEYIADIVYGFKQSCDLAGVAHPHLVSESGRAMTAHHSCVVTKVIGEIHPRGAEYSTRKATGEHIIVTNLRDIETGLNQDNYQEAFNDIAQLKEQAMQAFKLDVLSLEEMAKVETIYWRTLETIDVLAQQQEFVPEELKEIPEMLSSQYLANFSVFQSAADSWAIDQVLPIVPISRHQEKPTKLCSLVDITCDSDGKIDKFIGDEATGNPVASNVPLHSLNKDEDYFIGIFLTGAYQDVMGDMHNLFGRLNEVHIVSYDDDPKDFYIEEVVKGSSVKGVLSTMQYTPEIMAQAIKKEIDKQIQRGQIKPREGVNWIDFYEYCLDGYTYLK
- the speB gene encoding agmatinase, producing MSSLKTINTPLIKAPVPFEWSSTELEINANTTHLIGFEFDGTACFRKGTKHGPNALRAVSDGIESYSPYLDDDLENYCFSDLGNLPIDINITEDTDPEHIKTQYLQANSTFNDVFADVSLAKDKVRVLTLGGEHSISYAPITRYLQEYPDLVLLHLDAHADLRDGYLGYHYSHASIIRRVSDHFTEQNQLIQYGIRSGTKEEYDWMRDNQTIMQSRADFLSAVEAIADDRPIYLTLDLDYFDPSFFPGTGTPEPGGEDFHSFVSLCKILQRKNFVGCDVVELSPEIDSTGNSDVFAAKVVRELLLCLNSDVSAHIKNGAEANL